From one Nocardioides yefusunii genomic stretch:
- a CDS encoding pirin family protein, translating into MNTEMNTRNSTASTAPAATGRTINLGRPWQGTGPFLFAVHHLDAYPAGTAEMAPSVASDGSWSMYHGDTVPGFPAHPHRGFETITVVTQGYVDHADSTGASARYGAGDVQWVTAGNGVSHAEMFPLLSTDGPNTFELYQVWLNLPAKDKSAPAEFTMQWNEAIPVVTRDGASVKVIAGTFEDVTALAPPSRSWAADSSSDLALWLVTLAPGAQLTLPDVGTDRTERALYVHGHAASVDINGTLVAEGVGFEQTSRGELLLQAGDAGATVLVLAGVGLDEPVAAHGPFVMNTQAEIVEAFEDYRRTEFGGWPWPSRAMVHPRETPRFATHGDGREERP; encoded by the coding sequence ATGAACACCGAGATGAACACTCGCAACTCCACCGCATCTACTGCGCCCGCCGCCACCGGGCGCACCATCAACCTGGGACGCCCCTGGCAGGGCACCGGCCCGTTCCTGTTCGCCGTGCACCACCTCGACGCCTACCCTGCGGGCACTGCCGAGATGGCACCCTCTGTCGCCTCGGACGGATCGTGGAGCATGTACCACGGCGACACCGTCCCCGGCTTCCCTGCACACCCGCACCGCGGGTTCGAGACCATCACCGTGGTCACCCAGGGGTACGTCGACCACGCCGACTCCACCGGCGCCAGCGCCCGCTACGGCGCCGGCGACGTGCAGTGGGTGACGGCCGGCAACGGTGTCTCCCACGCAGAGATGTTCCCGCTGCTCAGCACTGATGGCCCCAACACCTTCGAGCTGTACCAGGTGTGGCTCAACCTCCCCGCCAAGGACAAGAGCGCCCCGGCCGAGTTCACCATGCAGTGGAACGAAGCCATCCCCGTCGTCACCCGCGACGGCGCCAGCGTCAAGGTGATCGCCGGAACCTTCGAGGACGTCACCGCGCTGGCACCCCCGAGTCGTTCGTGGGCGGCAGATTCTTCCTCCGACCTCGCGCTCTGGCTCGTCACCCTCGCCCCCGGGGCGCAGTTGACGTTGCCCGACGTGGGCACTGATCGCACCGAACGCGCCCTCTACGTCCACGGCCACGCCGCATCGGTCGACATCAACGGCACGCTCGTCGCCGAAGGCGTCGGGTTCGAGCAGACCAGCCGCGGCGAACTCCTGCTGCAGGCCGGAGACGCGGGCGCCACCGTGCTGGTGCTCGCCGGCGTCGGTCTGGACGAGCCGGTCGCGGCACACGGACCGTTCGTGATGAACACCCAGGCCGAGATCGTCGAGGCGTTCGAGGACTACCGACGCACCGAGTTCGGTGGCTGGCCGTGGCCGAGTCGCGCGATGGTGCACCCGCGCGAGACTCCGCGTTTCGCCACCCACGGCGACGGACGCGAGGAACGTCCCTGA
- a CDS encoding glycoside hydrolase domain-containing protein, giving the protein MRHTLVRSRSTRQRGARAGAVVAVALALCASLLGGPAQAAPSGTDGFSGYAFDARCAPTQQEMDVWRTSSQFSGAGIYIGGSMVSCRETATDPGQPHLNSTWVNTQQAKGWRLLPIWVGPEASCHTIYGDVIDSDPARSYAAADARGRSEAAAAVSRARALGLKAGSTLWYDLEGGFDLADDDCRRSTLRFLSGWTLALHQFGYRSGVYSSISAGIHALDNADNLSSGSYVMPDQVWYAWYNGRADTSVDSRWVRPGSWLNQRVHQYQAHTNATYGGVTLTIDRNLMQLNGGAHAPRSLALCSKTSVDLAKYPKLKKGARGKQAKALQCLVKKNGVYTGRLDAKFDADVVRSVKKFQRKHTLRVTGRPDARTWTALFAQGSKPLLKVGSAGKPALRLQRSLRAAGVTSVKPTGIVTDQTARAVTKYQKKVGLAPTGVVTPDVWVALQKGRR; this is encoded by the coding sequence ATGCGCCACACACTCGTTCGTTCGCGCAGTACCCGACAGCGCGGTGCCCGTGCGGGGGCTGTCGTCGCGGTGGCGCTCGCTCTCTGCGCCTCCTTGTTGGGAGGCCCGGCCCAGGCTGCGCCGAGCGGCACGGACGGGTTCTCCGGGTATGCCTTCGACGCCCGCTGTGCGCCCACGCAGCAGGAGATGGACGTCTGGCGTACGTCGTCGCAGTTCTCGGGTGCGGGGATCTACATCGGTGGCTCGATGGTGTCGTGTCGTGAGACCGCGACCGACCCGGGACAGCCGCACCTGAACTCGACGTGGGTGAACACGCAGCAGGCCAAGGGCTGGCGGTTGTTGCCGATCTGGGTGGGTCCGGAGGCGTCGTGCCACACCATCTACGGCGACGTCATCGACTCCGATCCCGCCCGCTCCTACGCTGCAGCCGATGCGCGGGGACGCAGTGAGGCCGCAGCAGCCGTGAGCCGTGCCCGTGCGCTCGGACTGAAGGCGGGCAGCACGCTCTGGTACGACCTCGAGGGCGGCTTCGACCTCGCCGACGACGACTGCCGTCGTTCCACGTTGCGGTTCCTGAGCGGTTGGACCCTCGCGCTGCACCAGTTCGGGTACCGCTCCGGGGTGTACTCCAGCATCTCCGCAGGCATTCACGCCCTCGACAACGCCGACAACCTCTCCTCAGGCTCCTACGTGATGCCTGACCAGGTCTGGTACGCCTGGTACAACGGTCGCGCTGACACCAGCGTCGACTCCAGGTGGGTGCGCCCGGGAAGTTGGCTCAACCAGCGCGTCCACCAGTACCAGGCCCACACCAACGCGACCTACGGCGGCGTGACGCTCACGATCGACCGCAACCTCATGCAGCTCAACGGGGGAGCACACGCACCGCGCAGCCTCGCCCTGTGCAGCAAGACCAGCGTCGACCTCGCCAAGTACCCCAAGCTCAAGAAGGGCGCCCGCGGCAAGCAGGCCAAGGCACTGCAGTGCCTGGTGAAGAAGAACGGCGTCTACACGGGTCGTCTCGACGCGAAGTTTGACGCCGACGTCGTCCGGTCGGTGAAGAAGTTCCAGCGCAAGCACACGCTGCGCGTCACCGGACGCCCCGACGCCCGCACCTGGACCGCCCTCTTCGCCCAGGGCTCGAAGCCACTGCTCAAGGTCGGCTCCGCCGGGAAGCCTGCGCTGCGTCTGCAACGGTCACTGCGAGCCGCAGGTGTCACGTCGGTGAAGCCGACCGGCATCGTCACCGACCAGACCGCCCGAGCAGTGACGAAGTACCAGAAGAAGGTGGGTCTGGCCCCGACCGGCGTCGTCACCCCCGACGTCTGGGTGGCGCTGCAGAAGGGCCGCCGCTGA
- a CDS encoding NADPH-dependent F420 reductase, translating to MTSIALIGPGRHGTAIAQLFASHGVDVVLHHHRRDKAEAAAAAVRLVANDADVTVADTARDAVEGQRFVFLTTLWDAPQRAVIAELGDGLVGKILVDVSNPLDVTPQGIIPRTPPQGSAGGFVASLLPAGTGHVKVFSMLPTAAIRAAADLDPIAALPFAADSDATASPARELLALTGWKPWLVGDLSVSGDLEIGGRFNRAPGHWGRAVLSAEEMAAFAGPEPTLG from the coding sequence ATGACCTCGATCGCGTTGATCGGCCCGGGCCGCCACGGCACCGCCATCGCCCAACTGTTCGCCTCGCACGGCGTCGACGTCGTGCTCCACCACCACCGACGCGACAAGGCAGAAGCCGCCGCTGCAGCGGTTCGCCTCGTTGCCAACGACGCAGACGTCACCGTCGCCGACACCGCCCGTGACGCCGTCGAGGGCCAACGCTTCGTCTTCCTCACCACTCTGTGGGACGCACCCCAACGTGCGGTGATCGCCGAACTGGGGGACGGCCTCGTGGGCAAGATCCTCGTCGACGTCTCCAACCCGCTCGACGTCACCCCGCAGGGCATCATTCCCCGCACCCCGCCCCAGGGCTCCGCCGGCGGGTTCGTGGCCAGCCTGCTCCCTGCCGGGACCGGACACGTCAAGGTGTTCTCGATGCTCCCCACGGCCGCGATCCGTGCCGCCGCCGACCTCGACCCGATCGCAGCCCTTCCGTTCGCCGCTGACTCCGACGCCACCGCGTCCCCGGCCCGTGAACTCCTCGCACTCACCGGCTGGAAGCCTTGGTTGGTCGGGGACCTGTCGGTCTCGGGTGACCTCGAGATCGGCGGCCGGTTCAACCGCGCCCCGGGCCACTGGGGACGCGCCGTGCTCAGCGCCGAGGAGATGGCCGCCTTCGCAGGCCCCGAACCCACCCTCGGCTGA
- a CDS encoding DUF5995 family protein, with amino-acid sequence MTSLAMVLGWGCAAPASAALFTAPGTQRPATTSACAPTLSGAENSALLAAASPTGLSTISDVKQRLATVNSILAARGDARGTFPLVYEVIVDETIASLDAGIFTHRAWAEQLAVSFAAEYFRNLDAHLRGRTTLTTLTTYWRDYYRLAADCTRSPGRIVGQGIINHLVDDLPRTLKAVGTTTGHRADYDLYGTALVTATPQIIETFQAHYDVDLSGLFQLYFVGNVVGSQNVTTAFFTSVRTLAWNNFTTLRLSTLLGTTSIAGAVAAGSGAVAALELAGGL; translated from the coding sequence ACCTCGCTGGCGATGGTTCTGGGGTGGGGTTGCGCGGCGCCCGCCTCAGCCGCACTGTTCACCGCGCCCGGGACGCAACGCCCAGCCACCACCAGCGCCTGCGCTCCCACCCTGAGCGGTGCGGAGAACTCCGCGCTCCTGGCGGCGGCCTCCCCCACCGGGCTCAGCACCATCAGCGACGTGAAGCAGCGCCTGGCCACCGTCAACTCGATCCTCGCGGCCCGCGGAGACGCCAGAGGCACCTTCCCACTGGTCTACGAAGTCATCGTCGACGAGACCATCGCCTCCCTCGACGCAGGGATCTTCACCCACCGGGCATGGGCCGAACAGCTCGCGGTCTCATTCGCCGCAGAGTACTTTCGCAACCTCGACGCGCACCTGCGCGGACGCACCACCCTCACCACCCTCACCACCTACTGGCGTGACTACTACCGGCTCGCCGCCGACTGCACCCGCAGTCCCGGCCGCATCGTGGGACAAGGCATCATCAACCACCTCGTCGACGACCTCCCCCGGACGTTGAAGGCCGTGGGCACCACCACCGGGCACCGCGCCGACTACGACCTCTACGGCACCGCACTCGTCACCGCGACCCCGCAGATCATCGAGACCTTCCAGGCCCACTACGACGTCGACCTCTCCGGCCTGTTCCAGCTCTACTTCGTCGGGAACGTCGTGGGATCACAGAACGTCACCACCGCGTTCTTCACCTCCGTACGGACCCTGGCATGGAACAACTTCACCACCCTGCGCCTCTCCACCCTGCTGGGCACGACCTCGATCGCTGGCGCAGTCGCAGCAGGATCGGGTGCCGTGGCGGCACTGGAGCTCGCCGGCGGCCTCTGA
- a CDS encoding SHOCT domain-containing protein: protein MGLIQAAIGALGGTLADQWKDFYTVPDGLAPTAALFAAVPRGQNAGRGSNTKGSDGVITNGSKIVVPEGYGLVLMQDGAITGFAAEAGAYEWNSEAGDSSSIFAGDGIVSPLIKNTWERFKFGGRPSAQQRAYFVTLKEIPNNRFGTQSEIYWDDAYMNAQVGAVTRGTYTLKIVDPLLFIKAFVPAAYLEPGKVFDFTDIDNDAASQLFNEVVGSLAPAFSMYTNDPSKGNRITKIQQDSVGFAQSLSAAVETNYAWSTGRGLQIVSTAIIAIEYDENTRELLKNVQRADALSGARGNSNLQASVAAGMQAAGENAGPGGMIGMGMAAGGIGIGGLQQPVPGVGANSAPAQAAPAAPAPAAAAPAADDPMAILTKAKQMLDAGLITQEDYDAAKAKALGL from the coding sequence ATGGGACTCATCCAGGCAGCGATCGGCGCACTCGGCGGCACACTTGCCGACCAGTGGAAGGACTTCTACACGGTCCCCGACGGCCTCGCACCCACCGCAGCACTCTTCGCCGCCGTACCGCGCGGCCAGAACGCGGGCCGGGGGTCCAACACCAAGGGATCCGACGGCGTCATCACCAACGGCTCCAAGATCGTCGTCCCCGAGGGCTACGGCCTCGTCCTCATGCAGGACGGAGCCATCACCGGTTTCGCCGCCGAGGCAGGCGCCTACGAGTGGAACTCCGAGGCAGGCGACTCCTCCTCCATCTTCGCCGGCGACGGCATCGTCTCCCCGCTGATCAAGAACACCTGGGAGCGCTTCAAGTTCGGCGGACGTCCCTCCGCCCAGCAGCGCGCCTACTTCGTGACGCTCAAGGAGATCCCCAACAACCGCTTCGGCACCCAGTCGGAGATCTACTGGGACGACGCCTACATGAACGCCCAGGTCGGCGCGGTCACCCGAGGCACCTACACCCTCAAGATCGTCGACCCGCTCCTCTTCATCAAGGCCTTCGTGCCCGCCGCGTACCTCGAGCCCGGCAAGGTCTTCGACTTCACCGACATCGACAACGACGCCGCCTCGCAGCTCTTCAACGAAGTCGTGGGCTCGCTGGCTCCCGCGTTCTCGATGTACACCAACGACCCCTCCAAGGGGAACCGGATCACCAAGATCCAGCAGGACTCCGTCGGCTTCGCACAGAGCCTGTCGGCCGCCGTCGAGACCAACTACGCCTGGTCCACCGGCCGCGGCCTCCAGATCGTCTCCACCGCCATCATCGCGATCGAGTACGACGAGAACACCCGCGAGCTCCTCAAGAACGTCCAGCGGGCCGACGCCCTCTCCGGCGCCCGCGGCAACTCCAACCTCCAGGCCTCCGTCGCCGCCGGCATGCAGGCCGCCGGCGAGAACGCGGGCCCCGGAGGCATGATCGGCATGGGCATGGCCGCCGGAGGCATCGGCATCGGTGGCCTCCAGCAGCCTGTCCCCGGAGTCGGCGCCAACTCCGCGCCCGCCCAGGCAGCCCCCGCAGCCCCGGCTCCCGCAGCTGCTGCACCGGCCGCCGACGACCCGATGGCGATCCTCACCAAGGCCAAGCAGATGCTCGACGCCGGCCTCATCACCCAGGAGGACTACGACGCGGCGAAGGCCAAGGCACTCGGTCTGTGA
- a CDS encoding YybH family protein, with translation MALGPSSAPADVVLRYGEMLGAGDADAILELYTANAEIVPEGLRSVRGTAAVRQFYLDTFATIRIEGQLQVTSTVVSEEMAVVRCEEPARVHTVADGSVRASWFRETFVLVPAGEGEPGGWRIRLYMFSENPAQLT, from the coding sequence GTGGCCCTCGGACCTTCTTCAGCGCCCGCAGACGTCGTCCTGCGGTACGGCGAAATGCTCGGCGCAGGTGACGCCGACGCGATCCTCGAGCTGTACACCGCGAATGCCGAGATCGTGCCCGAGGGGCTGCGCAGTGTGCGTGGCACTGCTGCGGTGCGGCAGTTCTACCTCGACACGTTCGCCACCATCCGGATCGAGGGGCAGTTGCAGGTCACGTCCACGGTCGTGAGCGAGGAGATGGCGGTGGTGCGCTGCGAAGAACCTGCACGGGTGCACACCGTGGCTGACGGCAGCGTGCGGGCGTCGTGGTTCCGGGAGACGTTCGTGCTCGTCCCTGCGGGTGAGGGTGAGCCGGGAGGGTGGCGGATCCGGCTCTACATGTTCTCCGAGAACCCCGCGCAGCTCACCTGA
- a CDS encoding helix-turn-helix domain-containing protein yields the protein MTQDYLGRIGNLIRDARKHRGMTQQQLAEALGTSQSAINRIEKGHQNLSLEMLARFGDALDSEIVSVGAGPTHLRVTGPTTLSGSIEVKTSKNAGVALLCASLLNRGRTVLRKVARIEEVNRLLEVLNSLGVETNWLNEHNDLEIIPPAHIDLSAIDEAAARRTRSVIMFLGPLMHRAQEAFDLPYAGGCQLGTRTVEPHMAALRPFGLKVVANEGAYHASVDSKITPGRPIVLTERGDTVTENALMAAALHPGTTVIRNASSNYMVQDLCFYLEKLGVAIEGVGTTTLTVTGKADINVDVDYSPSEDPIEAMSLLAAAIVTKSEITVKRVPIEFMEIELAVLEEMGFSYELTEEYLAANGRTRLVDVTSKKSELKAPLDKVHPMPFPGLNIDNLPFFAVIGAVAEGQTFLHDWVYENRAIYLTELSKLGVDVKLLDPHRVMIQGPARLSGTEIVCPPALRPAVVILLAMLASKGTSVLRSTYVIHRGYEDLANRLNEIGANIEPFRDI from the coding sequence ATGACGCAGGACTATCTCGGACGGATCGGCAACCTCATCCGCGACGCTCGCAAGCACCGCGGGATGACCCAGCAGCAGCTGGCCGAAGCACTGGGCACCTCCCAGAGTGCGATCAACCGGATCGAGAAGGGGCACCAGAACCTCTCCCTGGAGATGCTGGCCCGTTTCGGTGACGCCCTGGACTCCGAGATCGTCTCCGTCGGCGCTGGCCCCACGCACCTGCGTGTCACCGGCCCCACCACCTTGTCGGGGTCGATCGAGGTCAAGACCTCGAAGAACGCCGGCGTGGCACTGCTGTGTGCCTCCCTGCTCAACCGTGGCCGCACGGTGCTGCGCAAGGTCGCCCGGATCGAGGAGGTCAACCGTCTCCTGGAGGTCCTGAACTCCCTGGGCGTGGAGACCAACTGGCTCAACGAGCACAACGACCTCGAGATCATTCCGCCGGCCCACATCGACCTGTCCGCGATCGACGAGGCCGCTGCCCGTCGCACGCGTTCGGTGATCATGTTCCTGGGGCCGCTGATGCACCGCGCCCAGGAAGCGTTCGACCTTCCCTACGCCGGTGGCTGCCAGCTCGGCACCCGCACCGTGGAGCCGCACATGGCCGCGCTGCGCCCCTTCGGTCTCAAGGTCGTCGCCAACGAGGGCGCATACCACGCCTCGGTGGACTCCAAGATCACCCCGGGACGCCCGATCGTGCTCACCGAGCGCGGCGACACCGTCACCGAGAATGCCCTGATGGCCGCTGCCCTGCACCCGGGCACCACCGTCATCCGCAACGCCTCGTCGAACTACATGGTCCAGGACCTGTGCTTCTACCTGGAGAAGCTCGGCGTCGCCATCGAGGGCGTCGGCACCACGACGCTGACGGTGACGGGCAAGGCTGACATCAACGTCGACGTCGACTACTCCCCGTCCGAGGACCCGATCGAGGCGATGTCGCTGCTGGCGGCTGCGATCGTCACCAAGAGCGAGATCACCGTCAAGCGCGTCCCGATCGAGTTCATGGAGATCGAGCTCGCGGTGCTCGAAGAGATGGGCTTCTCCTACGAGCTCACCGAGGAGTACCTGGCCGCCAACGGTCGCACCCGTCTGGTCGACGTCACCAGCAAGAAGTCCGAGCTGAAGGCGCCCCTGGACAAGGTGCACCCGATGCCGTTCCCCGGCCTCAACATCGACAACCTGCCGTTCTTCGCCGTCATCGGTGCCGTCGCCGAGGGCCAGACGTTCCTGCACGACTGGGTGTATGAGAACCGCGCCATCTACCTCACCGAGCTCTCCAAGCTCGGCGTCGACGTGAAGCTCCTCGACCCGCACCGTGTGATGATCCAGGGCCCCGCGCGCCTGTCCGGCACCGAGATCGTGTGCCCCCCGGCGCTGCGTCCCGCCGTGGTCATCCTGCTCGCGATGCTCGCCTCGAAGGGCACTTCGGTGCTGCGTTCGACCTACGTCATCCACCGCGGCTACGAGGACCTGGCGAACCGTCTCAACGAGATCGGCGCCAACATCGAGCCGTTCCGCGACATCTGA